In Hippocampus zosterae strain Florida chromosome 3, ASM2543408v3, whole genome shotgun sequence, a genomic segment contains:
- the fbxl22 gene encoding F-box and leucine-rich protein 22: MDLIQLNRECLLHLFSFLDKDSRRNLSLTCAPLRDVFFDARLWNVLHFSSLSQLRGNNFVLGPSLRHLSICWHSSRVLQVCNIEDWLKSSFQRDICSKHDKLVSIFLARVCHMCPNLLSLKLSGCGHISDQDVIILLQRCRKLRRLHLENCVRITDRILDGVASYGVSLGEVKVDFCRNITQEGLKVVREQRPNLRLSAERSAGMIPDSKPEQKVPLRRTLQKLLEISG, from the exons ATGGATCTAATCCAGCTCAACCGCGAGTGTCTCCTGCACCTTTTCTCCTTCCTGGATAAAGACAGCCGCAGGAATTTGTCTCTTACCTGCGCGCCGCTGCGGGATGTCTTCTTCGACGCCCGCCTGTGGAATGTTCTCCACTTCAGCTCGCTCTCTCAGCTGAGGGGCAACAACTTTGTGCTGGGGCCCTCTTTGCGTCATCTGTCCATCTGCTGGCACTCCAGCAGGGTGCTGCAGGTGTGCAATATCGAGGACTGGTTGAAGAGCTCCTTCCAGAGGGACATCTGCAGCAAGCACGACAAACTGGTCAGCATCTTCCTGGCTCGCGTCTGCCACAT GTGTCCTAACCTGCTATCCTTGAAGCTATCTGGCTGCGGACACATAAGTGATCAGGACGTGATCATCTtgctgcagaggtgcaggaagCTGCGTCGCCTCCATCTGGAGAACTGCGTTCGCATCACAGACCGCATCCTGGACGGGGTGGCGTCTTACGGCGTGAGCCTGGGGGAGGTCAAGGTGGACTTTTGCAGGAACATCACGCAAGAAGGGCTCAAGGTTGTGCGAGAGCAGAGGCCGAACCTGAGGCTGAGTGCGGAGAGAAGTGCAGGCATGATCCCAGATAGTAAGCCCGAGCAGAAGGTGCCGCTCAGGAGAACCTTGCAGAAACTCTTGGAAATCTCCGGATAG